CTCGGCTTGGCTCAGGCTGCTGAGCACACGACATTGGTCATTTCTGGAGATCCCGGTTGGTTTACGCCGGGTCAGTGGGCAAATGCTTCAGGGGCTCGGCAGGCCGTCTCGGGTGCTGATGCATCGAACCGTGCCGGTTCCCATCCTGCCATCTCTCACCAGCGAGACAACTCTGTCGATGGGTTGGCTCTGACACATCTCCTCGAGCAGATTGAGTCTGCGGAGGATGTGTTTGCGCCAGAGTCGCTGCGGCTCTATGAGGCGTGGATGCGCGGGTGCGAGGACGCAGGTATGCAACCGAAGGTCGTCGCGTTTGAAACGGCGGACAAGCCTCAGGCTGATTTGTTCTCTGGGACACAAGCGGGGCAAGCGGACATGATTTCGTTCCTCGAGCAAAATATTGCGCATGAAAGCCGAAATACGCACCGCTGGGACCCTCCGTTTGAGTCGCGCCAACTCGTTCGTGTCGCGGCGGCGCAAAACATGCGAGCGGAAGTGGAAGGAATTGCAGCAGATATTCTTGCTCGGATTTACGACGGGGGCCACGTATTTCGCGACATCATGGTGATTGTGCCGAACTTGTCAGACTATGCTCCGCTCTTGCGGGAAGTCTTCGCGCGTTATCAAATTCCGTTTGACTTGGCCGATCCGCCGGCTCTGACAACCCATCCCTTGGCCAAGTTCATCCTCGCCGCGTTGGCTGTTGTCGATGAAGACCTGTCCACAAACGCGGTGCTGCGGGTCTTGAAAACGGATTTTTGCGGTTTGTCTCGGGAAGACGCAGACTGGCTGGAAGGGTATGTGGTGCGCTACCGGATCGGCGGGAGGATGGAGTGGCAAGATACCTGGCGTTATGCCGAGATGGCCTCTGACCGCCCCGAAGACGTCCGGGCCAGTGCGGAGGACAGGCGTGCAAACCGCCTTCGAGAGTCGGTCGCTGCATATCTCCTTCCACTGGTCAACTCGGTGCAAAAGTCTGAGTGTGCCCCGAGAGAAGTTGCCGAAGCCATCTGGAATCTGCTCGAGGCGGTGCGGGCAAAACGCAAAGTGGCAGCATGGCTGGTCGATGACGGGAATACCGAGGACCCTCAGGCAGCGAGTGTCCATGAGCAAGCCTGGCAACGCATTCTTGGTATCTTAAATGACCTGAGCCTGTACGCTGCCAAGGACGCAAATGGCGGTGTCGCAACAGCTGCAGAGGACAGCGCACCGTTGCCGCGTGGATTTTTGTTTGAAAGCATTCGAACGGATATCAGCAGTCAGACGCTCAGTGCTGTGCCTGCCGGATTGCAGTCGGTGCTTGTAACGGATATCGAACGTGCTTCTGCGCTCCACATGCCAGTGGTCTATGTTCTCGGCTTGAGCGACGGTGCGCTGCCTCGGCGTGTCCACACGACAGGACTGTTGCAAGATGAAGAACGCATTCAATTTGGAGCTCTGTTTGGCCAGCGTCTCGGTGACACTGCGGCGGACAAGCAGTTGGCGGAAAAGTGGCGAGTCTATACCGCATTGACTCGGGCCACACAAACGCTGACTCTGTGTTATCCGATGGCAAACAGTGACGGCAAAGAGCTGCGCCCGTCGAGTGTGCTTGACCGAGTGAAATCAATGTTTGATTCCGCCGATTTAGAAGTGGCTTGGTTCGCACAGGGCATGGTCAGTGACGCAGAACAGGCGGTCTGGACACCTGCCACGGCGCTGCAATGGTTGGTCAGTACGCTGCGTGACGGGCGGTACGGCGCGCCGATTCCGGCGGGAACGAGTGCTGTCTTTCGCTGGCTGGCGACAAACTCAGATTACGCGCCGCGATTGCACCGGGCGCTGCGCGGGTTGTTTCAGCGTGCTCGTGCTGAACAACTCACGCCCGGACAAGCGCTCAGTTTATTTGGCAGTCCGATGCAAGTGAACGTCTATCAGCTCGAGACATACGCGAGCTGCCCCTATCGTCACTTTGTGCAGTACGGCCTCAAACTGTCCGAACCTGCAGAGCGGGATGCCACACGCGCCGAACGAGGAACCCTGATTCACGCGGCGTTGGCTGAGTTTGTGCTCCGGTCGCGAGAGCACCCTGACGATTGGAGTCAGATGGATGACGCCACAGCCCGTGCTGAGATGGGTAAGGTCTTTCGCCAACTCCTCGAGCAGCCCCAATTTGGCATTTGGTCGCGAACGCGGATTCGCACCCAGCAGGCGGCAGAGGCTCTGCAGGTGGCAGAGCGTGCTGCGGTGAGTCTCACGCGGCATGCCAGGTACAGCAGATTTCTACCTACCCATCTCGAGCTCTCGTTTGGTACCGGTGATGGAGATGCCTATCCTGCGTACACATTTACACTTACAGACGGGACGGAAGTGCGCGTGCGGGGGCGTGTCGACCGCATTGACGTGGCTCTCGAAGAGGGCGAGCACTGGTTTCGTGTGATTGACTACAAGAGTCGAACCATGGATATCGATCTCGGGAAAATATACCATGGTCTGCGCCTGCAACTCCCGGTCTACACAGCGGTCGTCAAGGCGCAAAGTGAGCACATCTTCGGTAAACCCTCGATGGCAGGAGGTTTCTTCTACCTGCCTCTGGTGCGAAAGCTTGAGACCGACAATCAACCGGAAGACGAACACAAGGCGTTTGAGAAGGCCATTGCCCGCATGAAAGCGCGAGGCTTGTGGCGAAACGACGGGGTTGCGCTGCGGTTGATGGATTATCGGCTGCCTCAAGCCATCGACTCCGAGATTTTTCCAAAGATGTACAACAAGGACGGAACCATTTCAAAACAGGCAGCAGTGCTTGGCGAGTCCGACTGGGATGCGATGGAGACTTTCGTACTCGACAAAGTGCGAGAGCTGGCACAGGCGATGAGAAAAGGCGATATTTCCATCAGTCCGTATGCGCTCGACCGTCAAGACATCGCTTGCAGGACCTGCTCGTTCGCGGCTATTTGCCAGTTTGACAGCAGGTGGGACCATAGTCCTTTGAGGACACTCGAGAAGTTGAAACGAGACTCTGTTCTCGAACAGTGGAACGGGCGTAAGGGGGAGGACAGCAGATGAGTGCGGACAAGCAAACGCGGTGGTCGACGAATCAACAGGCAGCCATCGACTCACGCGGACAAAATGTCATTGTGTCGGCGGGGGCCGGTTCCGGAAAAACGTCCGTGCTCGTGGAGCGGGTGGTTCGGTGTGTGCTTGACCATCCCGCTGTCGACCTCAATCACCTTCTCGTCGTCACGTTCACAGAGGCCGCCGCGGCAGAAATGCGCAAGCGCATCGGGGAGCGTCTCGCGGGCCTGGCTGAAGAAGCTGCTGTTCAGGGACAGACTGAGGACTACCGCCGGCTTGGTCGGCAAATTGCGCAACTTGAGCAAGCGCAAATCTCAACACTGCACAGCTTCTGTATGCAGGTCGTGAGACAAAATTACCTGCGTCTCGAAATCGATCCCGCTTTCGATATCATCCGTGAAGACGATGCTCTGCTGATGAAGACCGCCTGCTTGGAGCGGGTCATGGAAGCCAAACTTGCGAACGCCGCAGCGGCCGCGGCCGATGGTGACGCTACTATGGGTGACGCAGCCATGGGTGATGCTG
The Alicyclobacillus curvatus genome window above contains:
- a CDS encoding exodeoxyribonuclease V subunit gamma, translating into MGQVELWIGRAGSGKSQRIAEQIARSVKQDPLGGKIFWIVPATISFAAEQRLVRAVPSTVRAEVLPLPRLALRIQTLMRSVDGSPVNVTGQRLILAQVLRDAAPQLNVLHRAKPTLSFLDSILEAFDEMSAHRVSMNRIESTLQIAATRLDAMDRPLDIHAGRTLLGKLGDLCTLYFLYQRALEKRNLYDPSELMARVESRLPNCDILQGATIYIDGFRDMKPREIYFALGLAQAAEHTTLVISGDPGWFTPGQWANASGARQAVSGADASNRAGSHPAISHQRDNSVDGLALTHLLEQIESAEDVFAPESLRLYEAWMRGCEDAGMQPKVVAFETADKPQADLFSGTQAGQADMISFLEQNIAHESRNTHRWDPPFESRQLVRVAAAQNMRAEVEGIAADILARIYDGGHVFRDIMVIVPNLSDYAPLLREVFARYQIPFDLADPPALTTHPLAKFILAALAVVDEDLSTNAVLRVLKTDFCGLSREDADWLEGYVVRYRIGGRMEWQDTWRYAEMASDRPEDVRASAEDRRANRLRESVAAYLLPLVNSVQKSECAPREVAEAIWNLLEAVRAKRKVAAWLVDDGNTEDPQAASVHEQAWQRILGILNDLSLYAAKDANGGVATAAEDSAPLPRGFLFESIRTDISSQTLSAVPAGLQSVLVTDIERASALHMPVVYVLGLSDGALPRRVHTTGLLQDEERIQFGALFGQRLGDTAADKQLAEKWRVYTALTRATQTLTLCYPMANSDGKELRPSSVLDRVKSMFDSADLEVAWFAQGMVSDAEQAVWTPATALQWLVSTLRDGRYGAPIPAGTSAVFRWLATNSDYAPRLHRALRGLFQRARAEQLTPGQALSLFGSPMQVNVYQLETYASCPYRHFVQYGLKLSEPAERDATRAERGTLIHAALAEFVLRSREHPDDWSQMDDATARAEMGKVFRQLLEQPQFGIWSRTRIRTQQAAEALQVAERAAVSLTRHARYSRFLPTHLELSFGTGDGDAYPAYTFTLTDGTEVRVRGRVDRIDVALEEGEHWFRVIDYKSRTMDIDLGKIYHGLRLQLPVYTAVVKAQSEHIFGKPSMAGGFFYLPLVRKLETDNQPEDEHKAFEKAIARMKARGLWRNDGVALRLMDYRLPQAIDSEIFPKMYNKDGTISKQAAVLGESDWDAMETFVLDKVRELAQAMRKGDISISPYALDRQDIACRTCSFAAICQFDSRWDHSPLRTLEKLKRDSVLEQWNGRKGEDSR